The following are encoded together in the Bradyrhizobium sp. CCGUVB1N3 genome:
- a CDS encoding TAXI family TRAP transporter solute-binding subunit has translation MPVPTDLSVNSGTPLRRRNRSGPWLALASILSAVTVVLAVAYWAWQPASLRIAVGPPGSDDQTVIQALARAFDAKGGAIRLAPIETDGTLQSLNLLGAGKTDLAVARGDLDMPPDTNSVAILRRSLVLLWAPTGRKGAAKSKVTEIAGLSGRRIGVVGLGDANVILLRVILAESGVNPQKVTVVQFGADHISEMAQDTTLDAFMTVGALDAKVIADTIAATARARGEPKFLGIDVSDAIAERHPLYESEEIPAGAFGSSPQRPDDKIDTIAVNHLIVAPSSLSEDAVAAFTRELFTIRPSLAKELPAVSHIQKPDTDKDAALPAHPGAAAYIDSNERSFMDKYSDYIWGAVLILSGLGSVAAWLRHYLRRNERKLNTLHRDRLLGAIVSVREAASLDELAAMQRAADDILRETLICHEDGAIEDGDLAAFGLVLAQFHQAIVDRRAVINGEAEGHARPDGPALQLASISTAPR, from the coding sequence ATGCCCGTGCCGACCGATTTGAGTGTGAATAGTGGGACCCCGCTTCGCCGCCGCAATCGCTCCGGCCCGTGGCTCGCGCTCGCAAGCATTCTTTCGGCGGTGACGGTGGTTCTCGCGGTCGCCTATTGGGCCTGGCAGCCGGCGAGCTTGCGCATCGCCGTCGGCCCACCCGGCAGCGACGACCAGACCGTGATACAGGCGCTTGCGAGGGCCTTCGATGCGAAGGGCGGTGCGATCCGGCTCGCGCCGATCGAGACCGACGGCACGTTGCAAAGCCTCAACCTGCTCGGCGCGGGCAAGACCGATCTTGCGGTGGCGCGCGGCGACCTCGACATGCCGCCTGATACCAATTCGGTGGCAATCCTCCGCAGGAGCCTCGTGCTGCTGTGGGCGCCGACGGGCCGCAAGGGCGCGGCGAAATCGAAGGTGACGGAGATCGCAGGCCTCAGCGGTCGCCGCATCGGCGTTGTCGGCCTCGGCGATGCCAACGTCATCCTGCTGCGGGTCATCCTCGCGGAGTCCGGCGTCAATCCACAGAAGGTAACGGTGGTGCAATTCGGCGCAGACCACATCTCCGAGATGGCGCAGGATACCACGCTCGATGCCTTCATGACGGTCGGTGCGCTCGATGCCAAGGTGATCGCGGACACGATCGCCGCAACGGCGCGGGCGCGCGGCGAGCCGAAATTCCTCGGCATCGACGTCTCCGACGCCATTGCCGAGCGACATCCGCTCTATGAATCCGAGGAGATCCCCGCCGGTGCGTTCGGCTCCTCGCCGCAGCGGCCCGATGACAAGATCGACACCATCGCCGTCAACCACCTGATCGTGGCGCCGAGCTCGCTCTCCGAGGACGCCGTTGCGGCCTTCACCCGCGAGCTGTTCACGATCCGGCCGTCGCTCGCGAAGGAGTTGCCGGCTGTCAGTCACATCCAGAAGCCCGACACCGACAAGGATGCAGCGCTGCCGGCCCATCCCGGCGCGGCCGCCTACATCGACAGCAATGAACGCAGCTTCATGGACAAGTACAGCGACTACATCTGGGGTGCGGTGCTAATCCTCTCCGGACTCGGCTCGGTGGCCGCGTGGCTGCGTCACTATCTGAGACGGAACGAGCGCAAGCTGAACACGCTGCACCGCGACCGCCTGCTCGGCGCGATTGTAAGCGTGCGCGAGGCGGCGTCGCTCGACGAGCTGGCGGCCATGCAACGCGCGGCCGACGACATCCTGCGCGAGACGCTGATCTGCCACGAGGACGGCGCCATCGAGGATGGCGATCTTGCCGCTTTCGGGCTCGTGTTGGCGCAATTCCACCAGGCGATCGTCGACCGCCGCGCCGTGATCAACGGCGAGGCCGAAGGACATGCAAGGCCTGATGGTCCCGCACTTCAGCTTGCCTCTATCTCCACGGCTCCACGATGA
- a CDS encoding zinc-binding dehydrogenase, whose product MRAAIFRNGEIVVDRLPEPKPGPGQVLVKTLACGICGSDLHARQHAHRMVEMAKKVGRTAMDLSRDVVFGHEFCCEVVEYGPGTERKLRPGTRVCSLPALLTPAGIQGIGYSNDNIGGYAEAMLLSEPLLLEVPNGLAAEHAALTEPLAVGVHAVAKANLRGGEVPLVIGCGPVGLAVIAALRIKGLHPIVAADYSPARRALAAKLGADIVVDPRVSQPYAAWAEHAQMSEQEKAARPPFQAMLPALKPALIFECVGVPGLLQQVFEGAPRDARIVVVGVCMESDKSEPMLGIMKELNVQYVLGYTPEEFAYSLRLIAEGELDAAAMVTATVGIDGVAKAFADLANPEAHTKIIVEPWR is encoded by the coding sequence ATGCGCGCCGCGATTTTCAGAAACGGCGAGATTGTCGTCGACAGGTTGCCGGAACCTAAGCCGGGCCCCGGCCAGGTGCTGGTCAAGACGCTCGCCTGCGGCATCTGCGGTTCCGATCTGCACGCGCGCCAACACGCCCACCGCATGGTGGAGATGGCGAAGAAGGTCGGGCGCACCGCGATGGACCTGTCGCGCGACGTCGTTTTCGGTCACGAGTTCTGTTGCGAGGTCGTCGAATACGGTCCGGGTACCGAACGCAAGCTGAGACCCGGCACCCGCGTCTGCTCGCTGCCGGCGCTGCTGACGCCCGCGGGCATCCAGGGCATCGGCTATTCCAACGACAATATCGGCGGCTACGCGGAGGCGATGCTGCTCAGCGAACCGCTGCTGCTCGAAGTGCCGAACGGCCTCGCCGCGGAACATGCAGCACTTACCGAGCCGCTCGCAGTCGGCGTCCATGCCGTCGCCAAAGCAAACCTGCGCGGCGGCGAGGTGCCGCTGGTCATCGGTTGCGGGCCGGTCGGGCTCGCGGTCATTGCGGCGCTGAGGATCAAGGGCCTGCACCCGATCGTCGCCGCGGATTACTCGCCGGCGCGGCGCGCGCTTGCGGCAAAACTCGGCGCCGACATCGTCGTCGATCCCCGGGTGTCGCAACCCTATGCGGCCTGGGCTGAGCACGCCCAGATGTCGGAGCAGGAAAAGGCCGCGCGGCCGCCGTTCCAGGCGATGCTGCCGGCGCTGAAGCCCGCGCTGATCTTCGAATGCGTCGGCGTGCCCGGCCTGCTCCAGCAGGTGTTCGAAGGCGCCCCGCGCGATGCCCGCATCGTCGTGGTCGGCGTCTGCATGGAAAGCGACAAGAGCGAGCCGATGCTCGGCATCATGAAGGAGCTCAATGTCCAGTACGTCCTCGGCTACACGCCGGAGGAGTTCGCCTATTCGCTGCGGCTGATCGCGGAGGGCGAGCTGGACGCGGCGGCAATGGTGACGGCGACCGTCGGCATCGACGGCGTGGCGAAAGCGTTTGCCGACCTCGCCAATCCCGAGGCGCACACCAAGATCATCGTGGAGCCGTGGAGATAG
- a CDS encoding DMT family transporter, producing MPERKQAARRAPARVDHPFKGIALVLLSTVFLGCSDVTAKYLSTSLPSIEITWIRFLTFALMFTPVMLPASPLYAMRTERLGLQLMRGAALLGSSLFFITGLRFLPIAEASATGFVSPLFVTALSIIFLSEKVGLRRWLATALGLVGVTIILRPGSNAFHVAAFFPIVSAFCWAAALILTRMISGREAVLTTMAYSALTGVALLTVMVPFVWVTPSWSAIGLGIFIGIASTVGQWIIVLAYRYGDASVLAPFSYTQLLWVSILGFFIFGELPDVWTITGAAFIVASGLYIAHRERVRRAQILVLEERSPNA from the coding sequence ATGCCAGAGAGGAAGCAGGCTGCACGCCGCGCACCTGCGCGCGTCGACCATCCCTTCAAAGGCATTGCGCTGGTCCTGTTGTCGACCGTGTTCCTCGGTTGCTCCGACGTCACCGCGAAATACCTTTCGACGAGCCTGCCGTCGATCGAGATCACCTGGATCCGCTTCCTGACCTTCGCGCTGATGTTCACGCCGGTGATGCTTCCGGCCTCGCCGCTCTATGCGATGCGTACCGAGCGGCTCGGCCTTCAGTTGATGCGCGGCGCAGCTCTGCTCGGCTCCTCGCTGTTCTTCATCACCGGCTTGCGCTTCCTCCCCATCGCGGAAGCTTCTGCGACCGGCTTTGTTTCGCCGCTGTTCGTCACTGCGCTGTCGATCATCTTCCTGAGCGAGAAGGTCGGCCTGCGCCGCTGGCTCGCAACCGCGCTCGGCCTCGTCGGCGTCACGATTATCCTGCGGCCGGGCTCGAACGCATTTCACGTCGCCGCGTTCTTCCCGATCGTCTCGGCGTTCTGCTGGGCTGCTGCGCTGATCCTGACGCGCATGATAAGCGGCCGGGAGGCCGTCCTCACCACGATGGCTTATTCCGCGCTCACGGGCGTTGCCCTCCTGACCGTCATGGTGCCATTCGTCTGGGTCACGCCGTCCTGGAGCGCCATCGGGCTCGGCATCTTCATCGGCATTGCTTCGACGGTCGGCCAGTGGATCATCGTGCTCGCCTATCGTTATGGCGATGCCTCGGTGCTGGCGCCGTTCTCCTACACGCAATTGTTGTGGGTCAGCATTCTGGGCTTCTTCATCTTCGGCGAGCTGCCGGATGTTTGGACCATCACGGGCGCCGCCTTCATCGTCGCGAGCGGCCTCTATATCGCCCATCGCGAGCGTGTCCGCCGCGCGCAGATTTTGGTGCTCGAAGAGCGTTCGCCGAACGCCTGA